The following are from one region of the Noviherbaspirillum sedimenti genome:
- a CDS encoding ABC transporter permease, whose amino-acid sequence MPTPARTTSLRRLLHWLLAGEWRAHPLRSGIAILAIAVGVALGFAIHLINSAALNEFSAAVQTLSGQADLQVRGTQSWFDETLYPPLAEHPSVALASPVLEVDAALPGQTRPLKIIGIDVFRAAAITPELVGTVLEDNRTDTLADDAIFLSPAALQWLQRQPGQQLQLRAGTGTVSLRIAGTLTGARPGQRLAVMDIGALQWRLHHLGQLSRIDLKLRDGVPRAALQRQLAQQLQGRALVGEPQEQQTRIASMSRAYRVNLNVLALVALFTGAFLVFSSQAQAVIRRRSQLALLRVLGMTRRQLLLQLLAEGALLGTAGALLGLAGGHAAAAAALHFFGGDLGGGYFPGVQPSVQFAPGAALVFFLLGTGVAVLGSAAPAWEAARAQPAQALKPGSEESALSRLATPWPALACLLLGALFTRLPPLAGLPVFGYLAVALLLVGGIALMPRLAALAFGALSAFATRKGASASVAATLGLARLANAPNQASIALGGVLSSFSLMVAMAIMVASFRVSVDDWLLRVLPADLYAQTAGAGSTDGFAPAEQAAIAAAPGIARADYLRMTQLTLDPGRPTVALIARPIDIHDPGKTLALVGDSLPPPAIPPDVVPVWVSEAMLDLYGYRPGSRIRLPLGGRQQDCIVAGVWRDYVRQFGAIQMRQDDYRRLSGDLLADNAALWLRPDSVPTEIIETLRRLPFGPALEFSQPGEIRAASLKIFDRSFAVTYLLEAVAVLIGLFGVATTFSAQTIARAREFGMLRHIGVTRRQILGILAIEGFLLTGIGIAAGFALGFAISLILVHVVNPQSFHWSMQLHMPWKLLASVAAVLLAAATLTAVAAGRHAVSGNAVRAVREDW is encoded by the coding sequence ATGCCAACGCCAGCGCGCACTACCTCCCTGCGACGCTTGCTGCACTGGCTGCTGGCCGGCGAATGGCGCGCCCATCCGCTGCGCAGCGGTATCGCCATCCTTGCCATCGCCGTCGGCGTGGCGCTCGGCTTTGCCATCCATCTGATCAACAGCGCCGCCCTCAATGAATTCTCGGCCGCGGTGCAAACCCTGTCCGGCCAGGCCGACCTGCAGGTGCGCGGCACACAAAGCTGGTTCGACGAAACGCTCTATCCGCCGCTGGCAGAGCATCCCTCGGTGGCGCTGGCCAGTCCGGTTCTGGAGGTCGACGCGGCCCTGCCCGGCCAGACCAGACCGCTGAAAATCATCGGCATCGACGTCTTTCGCGCGGCGGCAATCACTCCCGAACTGGTCGGCACCGTGCTCGAAGACAATCGTACCGACACCCTGGCCGACGACGCCATCTTCCTGTCGCCGGCGGCGCTGCAATGGCTGCAGCGCCAGCCTGGCCAGCAGCTGCAGCTGCGCGCCGGCACCGGTACGGTAAGCTTGCGCATCGCCGGCACCCTGACTGGCGCGCGTCCCGGCCAGCGCCTTGCCGTCATGGACATCGGCGCGCTGCAATGGCGCCTGCACCACCTCGGGCAGTTGTCGCGCATCGACCTGAAACTGCGGGACGGCGTGCCGCGTGCGGCCTTGCAACGGCAACTGGCGCAGCAGCTGCAGGGCCGCGCGCTCGTCGGCGAACCGCAAGAACAGCAAACGCGCATCGCCAGCATGTCGCGCGCCTACCGCGTCAACCTCAACGTGCTGGCGCTGGTGGCCCTGTTTACCGGCGCCTTCCTGGTGTTTTCCAGCCAGGCGCAGGCCGTCATCCGCCGCCGCAGCCAGCTGGCGCTGCTGCGTGTGCTCGGCATGACGCGCCGCCAATTACTGCTGCAACTGCTGGCCGAAGGCGCCCTGCTCGGCACCGCAGGCGCCCTGCTGGGACTGGCAGGCGGCCACGCGGCCGCTGCCGCCGCCCTGCATTTTTTCGGTGGCGACCTCGGCGGCGGCTACTTTCCCGGCGTGCAGCCGAGCGTGCAATTCGCGCCCGGCGCCGCCCTGGTGTTTTTCCTGCTCGGCACCGGCGTCGCCGTGCTCGGCAGCGCCGCCCCGGCATGGGAAGCGGCCCGCGCGCAGCCCGCGCAAGCCTTGAAACCCGGCAGCGAGGAAAGCGCCCTGTCGAGGCTGGCGACGCCATGGCCGGCGCTGGCCTGCCTTCTGCTGGGGGCGCTATTCACCCGCCTGCCGCCGCTGGCCGGCTTGCCGGTATTCGGCTACCTGGCGGTGGCGTTGCTGCTGGTCGGCGGCATTGCACTGATGCCGCGCCTGGCGGCGCTGGCCTTCGGCGCCCTGTCGGCATTCGCCACCCGGAAAGGCGCCAGCGCCAGCGTGGCCGCCACGCTCGGACTGGCGCGCCTGGCCAACGCCCCCAACCAGGCATCGATTGCGCTGGGCGGCGTCTTGTCCAGCTTCAGCCTGATGGTGGCGATGGCAATCATGGTGGCCAGTTTCCGCGTCTCGGTGGATGACTGGCTGTTGCGGGTCTTGCCGGCGGACCTGTATGCGCAGACCGCTGGCGCCGGCAGCACCGACGGCTTCGCCCCGGCCGAGCAAGCTGCGATCGCCGCAGCGCCCGGCATCGCCCGCGCCGATTACCTGCGCATGACGCAGCTGACGCTGGATCCGGGCCGTCCGACGGTGGCGCTGATCGCCCGCCCGATCGACATCCATGACCCGGGCAAGACGCTGGCGCTGGTGGGCGACAGCCTGCCGCCGCCAGCCATCCCGCCTGACGTGGTGCCTGTGTGGGTGTCGGAAGCCATGCTCGATCTCTACGGCTATCGACCTGGTTCGCGCATCCGCCTGCCGCTCGGCGGTCGCCAGCAGGATTGCATCGTGGCCGGCGTGTGGCGCGACTATGTGCGCCAGTTCGGCGCCATCCAGATGCGGCAGGATGATTACCGGCGCCTGAGCGGCGACCTGCTGGCCGACAATGCCGCGCTGTGGCTGCGCCCGGACAGTGTGCCGACAGAGATCATCGAGACCTTGCGGCGACTGCCTTTCGGACCCGCACTGGAGTTTTCCCAGCCCGGCGAAATCCGCGCTGCCAGCCTGAAAATCTTCGACCGCAGTTTCGCAGTCACCTACCTGCTGGAAGCAGTAGCGGTACTGATCGGCCTGTTTGGCGTGGCCACCACCTTTTCCGCGCAAACCATCGCACGCGCCCGCGAATTCGGCATGCTGCGCCATATCGGCGTGACCCGCCGCCAGATACTCGGCATCCTCGCCATCGAAGGCTTTTTATTGACCGGCATCGGCATTGCCGCCGGCTTTGCGCTGGGATTTGCCATCAGCCTGATCCTGGTGCATGTCGTCAACCCGCAATCCTTCCACTGGAGCATGCAACTTCATATGCCGTGGAAATTGCTGGCAAGCGTCGCGGCCGTCCTGCTGGCCGCGGCAACGCTCACAGCGGTGGCCGCCGGCCGCCATGCCGTGTCCGGCAATGCGGTACGCGCGGTCAGGGAGGATTGGTGA
- a CDS encoding ABC transporter ATP-binding protein, producing the protein MLELRHLSKAYANGRQVLSDLSWRLAPGEYVAIMGESGVGKSTLLNIIAGLDTPDSGDVVVDGVAISTLDDDATTRLRREKFGFIFQAFHILPHLNLLQNIALPLLLNGMPQARAAQMLAAVGLDGRGADFPRQLSGGELQRVAIARALVHQPRLILADEPTGNLDPETAHGIQQLLRAEIKANQASAILVTHSPAAAASADRVLVLSRDGLRPA; encoded by the coding sequence ATGCTGGAACTGCGCCACCTCAGCAAGGCTTACGCGAACGGACGCCAGGTGTTGTCCGACCTGTCCTGGCGCCTGGCGCCCGGCGAATACGTCGCCATCATGGGCGAATCCGGCGTCGGCAAGTCGACCTTGCTGAATATCATCGCCGGCCTGGATACGCCGGACTCAGGCGATGTCGTGGTCGATGGCGTGGCGATTTCCACGCTGGACGACGATGCCACGACCCGTCTGCGCCGCGAAAAATTCGGCTTCATCTTCCAGGCTTTCCACATCCTGCCGCACCTGAACCTGCTGCAGAACATCGCCCTGCCGCTGCTGTTGAACGGCATGCCGCAGGCGCGCGCCGCGCAGATGCTGGCAGCAGTCGGCCTGGACGGGCGCGGCGCGGATTTCCCGCGCCAGCTGTCGGGCGGCGAATTGCAGCGCGTGGCGATCGCCCGCGCACTGGTGCACCAGCCCCGGCTCATCCTCGCGGATGAGCCGACCGGCAATCTCGACCCGGAGACTGCGCACGGCATCCAGCAATTGCTGCGCGCCGAAATCAAGGCCAACCAGGCCAGCGCCATCCTGGTCACCCATTCGCCGGCGGCGGCTGCCAGCGCCGACCGCGTGCTGGTGCTGAGCCGGGACGGCTTGCGCCCGGCCTGA
- a CDS encoding phosphonate ABC transporter ATP-binding protein, whose protein sequence is MVFSLNQLSVRHHGAGGAAYALRELTLTVAAGEQVALIGPSGAGKTTLLHTLACAHRPDSGTLEVFGVSPWALSDAQRHALRRRLFLAPQTPPLPPRQRVVTAVLAGRLPQWSLAHAIVSLFKPADPQLAFEALAHFHLQDKLYSRVDRLSGGERQRCGMARLLVSGAEALLVDEPLSALDPTLALQTLAVLQQEAQSRKAAMICSLHQVELARQHFPRIIGLRDGRIVFDAAREDVTDAMIAALYRHATTPLHAADEAENGSLQQAPTITRCF, encoded by the coding sequence ATGGTTTTTTCATTGAACCAGCTGTCGGTGCGCCATCACGGCGCCGGCGGTGCCGCGTACGCCCTGCGCGAACTGACCCTCACGGTCGCGGCCGGCGAACAGGTCGCCCTGATCGGTCCGTCCGGCGCCGGCAAGACCACCCTGCTGCACACCCTGGCCTGCGCCCATCGCCCGGATAGCGGCACGCTTGAAGTGTTTGGCGTCTCGCCCTGGGCGCTGTCCGATGCCCAGCGCCATGCGTTGCGGCGCCGTTTGTTCCTGGCGCCGCAGACGCCGCCGCTGCCACCGCGCCAGCGCGTCGTCACGGCGGTGCTGGCCGGCCGTCTGCCGCAATGGAGCCTGGCGCACGCCATCGTCTCGCTGTTCAAGCCAGCCGATCCGCAACTGGCCTTCGAGGCGCTGGCGCACTTTCATCTGCAGGACAAACTGTATTCCCGCGTCGACCGCCTGTCCGGCGGCGAACGCCAGCGCTGCGGCATGGCCCGGCTGCTGGTTTCCGGCGCCGAGGCGCTGCTGGTCGACGAACCCCTGTCGGCGCTCGACCCGACACTGGCGCTGCAGACGCTCGCCGTGCTGCAACAGGAAGCGCAATCCCGCAAGGCCGCCATGATCTGCAGCCTGCACCAGGTCGAACTGGCCCGGCAGCACTTCCCGCGCATCATAGGCCTGCGCGATGGCCGTATCGTCTTCGACGCCGCCCGCGAGGATGTCACCGACGCCATGATCGCCGCGCTGTATCGCCATGCGACCACGCCGCTGCATGCCGCCGACGAAGCGGAAAACGGCAGCCTGCAGCAGGCGCCCACCATCACGCGCTGCTTCTGA
- the phnE gene encoding phosphonate ABC transporter, permease protein PhnE: protein MSGDALKLVAPAPPPRDWPILLLLAAILLMVIASFATLPLKWGELFSAGALQSTLEFLRGFAPPELAPAFLRKVAGATLETLAMSALGTLLAAIAGLALALPAAGRFGAAPRAATRMLLNVLRSVPELVWASILLIAAGLGPFGGTMALAAHTAGVLGRLFADAMENLPPQPEATLRINGVTPAAAFLYATLPQALPQIMSYTLYRWENNIRAAAVLGVVGAGGLGQMLKYHLSLFQMQQAATVIIAMLLLVAAVDAASFALRRGMTR from the coding sequence ATGAGCGGCGACGCCCTCAAGCTGGTAGCACCGGCGCCGCCGCCGCGCGACTGGCCGATCCTGTTGCTGCTGGCGGCAATCCTGCTGATGGTCATTGCCAGCTTCGCCACCCTGCCGCTGAAATGGGGCGAGTTGTTCAGCGCCGGGGCCTTGCAATCCACCCTGGAATTCCTGCGCGGCTTCGCGCCGCCGGAACTGGCGCCGGCATTCCTGCGCAAGGTCGCCGGCGCCACCCTGGAGACGCTGGCGATGTCGGCGCTGGGCACCCTGCTGGCGGCAATCGCGGGGCTGGCGCTGGCGCTGCCGGCGGCCGGCCGCTTCGGCGCCGCGCCGCGCGCAGCCACCCGCATGCTGCTCAATGTCCTGCGCTCGGTGCCGGAACTGGTGTGGGCCTCGATCCTGCTGATCGCCGCCGGCCTCGGACCCTTCGGCGGCACCATGGCGCTGGCCGCGCACACCGCTGGCGTCTTGGGGCGGCTGTTCGCCGACGCCATGGAGAACCTGCCGCCGCAGCCGGAAGCAACGCTGCGCATCAACGGCGTCACGCCGGCGGCGGCCTTCCTGTACGCGACCCTGCCGCAAGCGCTGCCGCAGATCATGTCGTACACCCTCTACCGCTGGGAAAACAATATCCGCGCCGCCGCCGTGCTGGGCGTGGTCGGCGCCGGCGGTCTCGGCCAGATGCTGAAATACCACCTGTCGCTGTTCCAGATGCAGCAAGCCGCCACGGTCATCATCGCCATGCTGCTGCTGGTGGCGGCAGTCGACGCGGCAAGCTTCGCGCTGCGCCGCGGCATGACCCGCTAG
- a CDS encoding PhnE/PtxC family ABC transporter permease: MPSAAPNQYADPAWRIRVAGLAIGIALLWPLLVASEFKPWILFDAQSLRATGRFLADFFPPAHSAEFLAMVVTATWETIAMATAGLTLAIVGAIPLTLVVNEQLSISRIGGGRMRLPAQLARQAARWLLVGLRSVPELVWALLFVRIVGLGPTAGVLAIALTYCGMLGKVYAEILDSADAHATQALLRAGSSRLSALLYGTLPQAASELVSYTVYRWECAIRGSIIMGFVGAGGLGQRMDESMKMLAGGEVASMLLVFILLVGCADGASRLLRRRLG; encoded by the coding sequence ATGCCATCCGCCGCGCCCAATCAGTACGCCGATCCCGCCTGGCGCATTCGCGTGGCCGGCCTGGCGATCGGCATCGCCCTGCTGTGGCCGCTGCTGGTGGCGAGCGAATTCAAGCCCTGGATCCTGTTCGACGCGCAAAGCCTGCGGGCGACCGGGCGCTTCCTGGCTGATTTCTTCCCGCCGGCGCACTCTGCCGAATTCCTCGCCATGGTAGTCACGGCGACCTGGGAAACCATCGCCATGGCGACCGCCGGCCTGACCCTGGCGATCGTCGGCGCGATCCCGCTGACCCTGGTGGTCAACGAACAATTATCCATTTCCCGTATCGGCGGCGGCCGCATGCGCCTGCCGGCGCAGCTGGCGCGGCAAGCCGCGCGCTGGCTGCTGGTGGGCCTGCGCAGCGTGCCCGAACTGGTGTGGGCGCTGCTGTTCGTGCGCATTGTCGGCCTCGGCCCGACCGCCGGCGTGCTGGCGATCGCACTGACCTATTGCGGCATGCTCGGCAAGGTGTACGCCGAAATTCTCGACTCGGCCGACGCCCATGCGACGCAGGCGCTGTTGCGAGCCGGCAGTTCGCGCCTGTCGGCGCTGCTTTACGGCACCCTGCCGCAAGCCGCATCGGAACTGGTTTCCTACACGGTATACCGCTGGGAATGCGCGATCCGTGGCTCGATCATCATGGGCTTCGTCGGCGCCGGCGGGCTCGGACAAAGGATGGATGAATCCATGAAAATGCTGGCAGGCGGCGAAGTGGCGAGCATGCTGCTGGTCTTCATCCTGCTGGTGGGCTGCGCCGACGGCGCCAGCCGGCTGTTGCGACGGCGGCTGGGATGA
- a CDS encoding carotenoid 1,2-hydratase, giving the protein MVLAAPPALAPVLPGQVLAFPRDHGAHPEFRTEWWYVTGWLETPQGKPLGFQITFFRSATDHDRTNPSGFAPKQLVIAHAALSDPEHGKLLHDQKSAREGFGLAYAKPGDTDVKIDSWRLQRSQDGRYHASIAARDFSLDLQLVPRQPPMLQGERGFSRKGPRPEQASYYYSQPQLQVSGSVSRGANRDANRDANRGSQAQAVSGTAWLDHEWSTSVLDENAAGWDWLGANLDDGGALMAFQIRAKDGKKLWAHAALRDASGRVTQFGADQVSFAPVRRWRSPRTDASYPVAQTITIGPHAWQLSPLQDDQELDSRQSTGAVYWEGAVTIRRNGHPAGHGYLELTGYVKPLKL; this is encoded by the coding sequence ATGGTACTCGCCGCCCCGCCCGCGCTGGCGCCGGTGTTGCCGGGCCAGGTCCTGGCCTTCCCGCGCGATCACGGCGCCCACCCGGAATTTCGTACCGAATGGTGGTACGTCACTGGCTGGCTTGAAACACCGCAGGGGAAACCGCTCGGCTTCCAGATCACTTTCTTCCGCTCGGCCACCGATCACGACCGCACCAATCCGAGTGGCTTCGCGCCGAAGCAACTGGTCATCGCACATGCCGCCCTGTCCGATCCTGAACATGGCAAACTCTTGCACGACCAGAAAAGCGCCCGCGAAGGTTTCGGCTTGGCCTACGCAAAACCAGGCGACACCGATGTAAAAATTGACAGCTGGCGTCTGCAGCGCAGCCAGGACGGCCGTTACCACGCCAGCATCGCCGCGCGCGATTTCTCCCTGGACCTGCAACTGGTGCCACGACAGCCTCCCATGCTGCAAGGCGAGCGTGGCTTTTCCCGCAAAGGGCCGCGCCCGGAACAGGCCAGTTACTATTACAGCCAGCCGCAACTGCAAGTGAGCGGCAGCGTCAGCCGCGGCGCAAATCGAGACGCAAATCGTGACGCAAATCGTGGCAGCCAGGCGCAAGCGGTCAGCGGCACGGCCTGGCTCGACCATGAATGGTCCACCAGCGTGCTGGATGAAAACGCCGCTGGCTGGGACTGGCTGGGCGCCAACCTCGACGATGGCGGCGCCCTGATGGCCTTCCAGATCCGCGCAAAGGATGGCAAGAAATTGTGGGCGCATGCGGCCCTGCGCGATGCCAGCGGCCGCGTCACGCAATTCGGTGCCGACCAGGTCAGCTTTGCTCCGGTACGCCGCTGGCGCTCGCCGCGCACCGATGCCAGCTATCCGGTGGCCCAAACGATTACAATCGGTCCCCATGCATGGCAATTGTCGCCGCTACAGGACGACCAGGAACTCGATTCGCGCCAGTCCACCGGCGCAGTTTACTGGGAAGGCGCCGTCACCATCCGCCGCAACGGCCACCCGGCCGGACACGGTTACCTTGAACTGACCGGCTACGTAAAGCCGCTGAAACTATGA
- a CDS encoding thymidylate synthase → MRQYLDFMRHVQQHGTEKTDRTGTGTRSVFGYQMRFNLQEGFPLVTTKKLHLKSIIHELIWFLAGSTNTRYLKDNGVSIWDEWADAEGNLGPIYGYQWRSWPAPNGQHIDQIAQVLEQIKHNPDSRRMIVSAWNVADIPQMKLPPCHAFFQFYVADGKLSCQLYQRSADIFLGVPFNIASYALLTHMMAQQAGLEVGDFVWTGGDCHIYSNHMDQVAEQLSRTSFPLPSLNIRRKPASIFDYKFEDFEIVGYQSHAAIKAPVAV, encoded by the coding sequence ATGCGCCAATACCTCGACTTCATGCGCCATGTCCAGCAACATGGCACCGAAAAAACCGACCGCACCGGCACCGGCACCCGTTCGGTGTTCGGCTATCAGATGCGCTTCAATCTGCAGGAAGGCTTCCCGCTGGTCACCACCAAGAAGCTGCACCTGAAGTCGATCATCCATGAATTGATCTGGTTCCTGGCCGGCTCGACCAACACCAGATACCTGAAAGACAATGGCGTCTCGATCTGGGACGAGTGGGCCGATGCCGAAGGCAACCTGGGGCCGATCTACGGCTACCAGTGGCGCTCCTGGCCAGCGCCCAACGGCCAGCACATCGACCAGATCGCCCAGGTCCTGGAGCAGATCAAACACAATCCTGATTCGCGCCGCATGATCGTCTCGGCATGGAACGTGGCCGACATCCCGCAGATGAAGCTGCCGCCCTGCCACGCCTTCTTCCAGTTCTATGTCGCTGACGGCAAGCTGTCTTGCCAGCTGTACCAGCGCAGCGCCGACATTTTCCTCGGCGTGCCTTTCAACATCGCTTCCTACGCCCTGCTCACCCATATGATGGCGCAGCAGGCCGGCCTGGAAGTGGGCGACTTCGTCTGGACCGGCGGCGACTGCCATATTTATTCGAACCACATGGACCAGGTCGCCGAGCAACTTTCGCGCACCAGCTTCCCGCTGCCAAGCTTGAACATCCGGCGCAAGCCGGCGTCGATCTTCGACTACAAGTTTGAGGATTTCGAAATTGTCGGCTACCAGTCGCACGCCGCCATCAAGGCGCCGGTCGCCGTATAG
- a CDS encoding ABC transporter transmembrane domain-containing protein, whose amino-acid sequence MTTSTPRAKGSLATLGALLPFLRPYLRRFLLAGVALLVAAGATLAIPYAFRQMIDLGFGAAGAAGAASAAHIDRYFLGLFGVAGILALATAARFYMVSWLGERVTADLRSAVYRHVVEQSPQFFETAQTGEVLSRLTTDTTLIQALVGTSISMALRNALLLVGGMALLFVTSVKLSALILVLLALVVLPIILFGRRVRKLSRDSQDRIADASALAGEILNAMPTVQAFTQERRESQRFGVTVERAFATATARIRARSQLTALAILLVFGAIVFVLWLGAQAVLEGSMTAGELGQFILYAVIVAGAIGALAEVLGEAQRAAGATERLLELLTLSSPIQTPAHPHALPQRAAGGAALTLAAVDFCYPSRPQTPALSQLSLTVAPGETVAIVGPSGAGKTTLFQLLLRFYDPQQGQITLDGIDIRRLDLQDLRSAIGIVPQDTVIFSADALENIRYGRPGASDEEVIAAAKMAAAHEFIERLPQGYKSFLGERGVRLSGGQRQRIAIARALLKNPPLLLLDEATSALDAESERLVQAALEAAMQGRTTLVIAHRLATVQRADRILVMEHGRIVESGTHAQLVVQGGLYASLAALQFGHG is encoded by the coding sequence ATGACGACATCCACTCCGCGCGCCAAAGGCAGCCTCGCCACCCTGGGCGCGTTGCTGCCCTTCCTGCGCCCCTACCTGCGCCGCTTCCTCCTTGCCGGCGTCGCCCTGCTGGTGGCGGCCGGCGCCACCCTGGCCATCCCCTACGCCTTCCGCCAGATGATCGACCTCGGCTTTGGCGCCGCCGGCGCTGCGGGTGCTGCCAGCGCCGCTCATATTGACCGCTATTTCCTCGGGCTGTTCGGCGTTGCCGGCATCCTGGCGCTGGCCACCGCCGCGCGCTTTTACATGGTGTCCTGGCTGGGCGAACGCGTCACCGCCGATTTGCGCAGCGCCGTGTACCGGCACGTGGTCGAGCAAAGCCCGCAATTTTTCGAAACCGCGCAAACCGGCGAAGTGCTGTCGCGCCTGACCACCGACACCACTTTGATCCAGGCGCTGGTCGGCACCAGCATTTCGATGGCCCTGCGCAATGCCCTGCTGCTGGTTGGCGGCATGGCGTTGCTGTTCGTTACCAGCGTCAAATTGTCCGCCCTGATCCTGGTGCTGCTGGCGCTGGTGGTGCTGCCGATCATCCTGTTCGGCCGGCGCGTGCGCAAGCTATCGCGCGATTCGCAAGACCGCATCGCCGACGCTTCTGCGCTGGCCGGCGAAATCCTCAACGCCATGCCGACCGTGCAAGCCTTTACGCAGGAAAGGCGGGAATCGCAGCGCTTCGGCGTCACGGTCGAACGCGCCTTCGCCACCGCCACCGCGCGCATCCGCGCCCGCTCGCAGCTGACGGCGCTGGCGATCCTGCTGGTATTCGGCGCCATCGTGTTCGTGCTGTGGCTGGGTGCGCAAGCCGTGCTTGAGGGCAGCATGACTGCGGGCGAGCTGGGCCAGTTCATCCTGTATGCGGTCATCGTCGCCGGCGCCATCGGCGCCCTCGCCGAAGTGCTGGGAGAAGCGCAGCGCGCCGCCGGCGCCACCGAGCGCCTGCTGGAACTGCTGACGCTCAGCTCGCCGATCCAGACGCCCGCGCATCCGCACGCCTTGCCGCAACGCGCCGCCGGCGGCGCCGCGCTCACCCTCGCCGCAGTGGACTTCTGCTATCCGTCGCGGCCGCAAACGCCGGCATTGTCGCAACTGTCGCTGACGGTCGCGCCAGGCGAAACGGTGGCCATTGTCGGCCCTTCCGGTGCCGGCAAGACCACCCTGTTCCAGCTGCTGCTGCGCTTTTACGACCCGCAACAGGGGCAGATCACGCTAGACGGCATCGATATCCGCCGGCTCGACCTGCAAGACTTGCGCAGTGCAATCGGCATCGTGCCGCAGGATACCGTGATCTTTTCCGCCGATGCGCTGGAAAACATCCGCTATGGCCGCCCCGGCGCCAGCGACGAAGAAGTGATCGCCGCCGCGAAAATGGCGGCCGCGCACGAATTCATCGAGCGCCTGCCGCAAGGCTACAAGTCGTTCCTGGGCGAGCGCGGCGTGCGCCTGTCCGGCGGCCAGCGCCAGCGCATCGCGATCGCCCGCGCGCTGCTGAAAAATCCGCCGCTGCTGTTGCTGGACGAAGCCACCAGCGCGCTCGACGCCGAATCCGAGCGCCTGGTGCAGGCCGCGCTGGAAGCAGCCATGCAGGGTCGTACCACGCTCGTGATTGCCCACCGCCTGGCCACCGTGCAGCGCGCCGACCGCATTCTGGTGATGGAACACGGCCGGATTGTCGAATCCGGCACGCACGCGCAACTGGTGGTGCAGGGTGGCCTGTATGCCAGCCTGGCTGCGCTGCAATTCGGCCACGGATAA
- a CDS encoding putative selenate ABC transporter substrate-binding protein — translation MVLTLVLAVGAAASGSLAYAQQVLRVSAIPDEAPTELQRKFKPLGEYLEQKTGLKVEFTPVTDYAASVEGLLNNKLDMVWFGGFTFVQANVRSKGQVIPIVQREEDEKFKSVFITTHKDINKLEDLKGKTFSFGSESSTSGHLMPRSFLLGAKVNPDTDMKRIAFSGAHDATVAAVSGGKVDAGALNISVWEKLVSQGKVDPKEVRVFYTTPGYYDYNWTVRADMNPALRKKLTDAFLALNKDTAQGKEILELQRATRFIPTKPENYKAIEDAAKNAGLLK, via the coding sequence ATGGTGTTGACCCTGGTGCTGGCTGTCGGCGCCGCCGCCTCCGGCAGCCTTGCGTATGCACAACAAGTCCTGCGCGTATCTGCCATCCCCGACGAGGCGCCGACCGAACTGCAGCGCAAGTTCAAGCCGCTAGGCGAATACCTGGAACAGAAGACCGGCCTGAAAGTCGAATTCACTCCGGTCACCGACTATGCCGCATCGGTGGAAGGCTTGCTGAACAATAAGCTGGATATGGTCTGGTTCGGCGGCTTCACCTTCGTGCAAGCCAATGTCCGCAGCAAGGGCCAGGTGATCCCGATCGTGCAGCGCGAGGAAGACGAGAAATTCAAGTCGGTGTTCATCACCACCCACAAGGACATCAACAAGCTGGAAGACCTGAAGGGCAAGACCTTCTCCTTCGGCTCCGAGTCGTCGACCTCCGGCCACCTGATGCCGCGCTCCTTCCTGCTGGGCGCAAAGGTCAATCCGGACACCGACATGAAGCGCATCGCCTTCTCGGGCGCGCATGACGCCACCGTGGCGGCGGTTAGCGGCGGCAAGGTCGATGCCGGCGCCCTGAACATCTCGGTGTGGGAAAAGCTGGTTTCGCAAGGCAAGGTCGATCCGAAGGAAGTGCGCGTGTTCTACACCACACCCGGCTATTACGACTACAACTGGACGGTGCGCGCCGACATGAACCCGGCGCTGCGCAAGAAGCTCACCGATGCCTTCCTGGCGCTGAACAAGGACACCGCGCAAGGCAAGGAAATCCTCGAACTGCAACGCGCCACCCGTTTCATCCCGACCAAGCCCGAGAACTACAAGGCGATCGAGGATGCAGCGAAGAACGCCGGCCTGTTGAAGTAA
- a CDS encoding DUF2116 family Zn-ribbon domain-containing protein codes for MQITASHPGNNPDRHLISRESGAELEERVVKSHCWYCNKPLYIHRNYCSTECREAMYEDNEHARQRRMIFGCQC; via the coding sequence ATGCAAATCACGGCATCACATCCCGGCAACAATCCGGATCGGCACCTGATTTCCCGCGAAAGCGGCGCTGAACTGGAGGAGCGCGTTGTGAAATCTCATTGCTGGTATTGCAATAAACCCTTGTACATCCACCGTAACTATTGCAGCACGGAATGCAGAGAAGCAATGTATGAAGACAATGAGCACGCCAGGCAACGCCGCATGATTTTTGGTTGCCAGTGCTGA